The DNA segment CAGCGAATCATCGGTGCTGTAGGTTACGGAATGCTGGCCGCCGGTATCGCCGAAATCACCGTTCCTGGTGAGGAAGGATGCTGTGTACTGCGTGCCGTTCCACACGCTCGGCTCGCCGATCATATATTGCAGTTTCGGTGTTCCTTCAATATCCGCCACTTTGATGATCGTGGACGTTTCGCGTGCCGAAAGAATCGCCGAACCGTCGTCCAACAGCTGGATGGTGTTGCAGTGGATCCAATCCCAACGGCCTATGGCGCTTGTATCGGATTCGTCGATGCCCGAATGCGTGGTCGTGGATTTGTAGTCGGGGAACATCGTGCCCAGATCGAGCAGCAGTGTGGTTTTACCGGTGGTGGTGTCGAGCTTGACCACCTGATCCTGCACCGCGTGGTCCGATCGCGTCAGATCGGTGGCGAGCAGCACCAGATTGCCGTCGGAGTCGAGCACGTAATCGTGGTGGAGAATGAACTGGTCGTCCAGGTCGAGAATCTTCTCCAGCTTGCCGAGCCTGTTCATGCCGACCATGGTGTGCGTGGATGCCGAGAACCACATCAGGCCGTTATCGTCGAACAGCAACCGGTGCGAACGGTAGTATTTCACCGGGATCTCGCCGCGGATCACGCCATTGACGTCGTAGTAGTACATGAAGTCCTGGTCGTCGGAATCGTTGCCGAGGATTGCATACAATCCGTTGCCCACGCTTTGTGCCGCGGCCGAAGTGGGCGTTCGTTTCTGTTCGAGTTGGATTTCCTCGTCGCCGAGGAGCTTCGGGCCTTTGCAGGTGAGCTGCCCGGTCGCCACGGTGGAGCCGCTGGCATCGGTGAGTTTCAGCGTGATGGTGTTGGTCGTCTTTGGAATAAGACCGAGCACGATGAACTCATGGGTGGTGGCGTAGTCCTTGCCCTGGTTGGCGGTTGCGGTGAAATCCGGGTACCCTTCGGCGTGCACGGTGTAGGAGACGCTGGTGGCTTCGCTTGTGGTGAAGTACACGTACATCGATGTGGTGTTGGTTCCGTAGGGGTTGACTGCGGTGAACGGATCGTCCAGTGTGGCGGTGGCCTTGTCTCGGTTCGTGATGAGCGTGGCGTCGGCGTCCTGCTGGTATGCGGTGGTGTAGATGTTGGTGATTGTGGCATTTAGGCGTTCGATCCGATTGCGTTCGATGGCTTCGCCGATCTTGGCGGTGCCACCAAGGGGGAACATGGTGATGATGATCGCCACTGCCGTGGCTGCGGCGGCGATGGTGGTGATGCGTTTGCGTGTGAATGGGGTGCCTGTTGCATTCGCTGTTGCGTTTGCGCGTGAATGCGGTCGCAGTGGTCTCATAATGGTCGCTTTCGCAGTGGTCCAAGTGGTAGCAGACTCGTCGTTGGTCTGAGCAATTGTTCGCTAATAGCGTCGTGCATCACCCCGCGGATTGTGTGTGGTCTTGCTGGGGGTGTCGATGGTATTTGCTGATTGTTCTCTGAGAAGAATGCCGCTTTGCTTCCTGCTCCCATCGGTTCCCAAACTGCCGACGCTGATGGTCCTCTCACCATCGATAGTTTGGACATTCCTCAAGCTGTTGACGGTGGGAGGGGAGTCACCGTCGACAGTTTGGGAGGATGGTGTCTCTTTCCCAAACTGTTGACGCTGGCGGCTCTCTCACCGTCGGTGGTTTGGACGTTCCTCGGTCTGCCGACGATAGGTGAGGGAGAGGGGGAGTAACACGGCGGGTCGAACGGGGTCGGCGAATCGCATAACGAGGCGTAACAAAGGTGTTCTAGGGGTGGTGGCATAATAGCCAAGGCAATTTTTAGGGTTTTGCCCTTGAGGACCAACAGTATAGGTGAGTAAACGTGGCACAGACTACCAATGACATCAAGAACGGCTCTGTTCTGAACCTTGACGGCCAGCTGTGGACCGTCCTGAAGTTCCAGCACGTCAAGCCGGGCAAGGGCCCCGCTTTCGTGCGTACCACCATCAAGAACGTGCTGAGCGGCAAGATCGTCGATAAGACCTTCAACGCCGGCATGAAGATGGAGTTCGAGACCGTGGACAACCGTACGCTCCAGTACTCCTATGAGGACGGCGACAACTACGTGTTCATGGATATGACCACCTACGATCAGATCATGGTTCCGAAGACCCTGGTCGACAGCAAGTTCCTGCTTGAGGGCACCGACTGCATCGTGTCCTTCCATGACGGTACCCCGCTGTCCGTCGAACTGCCGGCTTCCGTCATCCTGACCGTCACCCACACCGAGCCGGGCCTGCAGGGCAACCGCTCCAACGCCGGCACCAAGCCCGCCACCGTCGAGACCGGCGCCGAGATCCAGGTCCCGCTGTTCATCAACGAGGGTGAGCGTGTGAAGGTCAACACCACCGACGGCTCCTACCTCGGCCGCGAAAACTGAGTTATCGGATTATCGATCACCAAGTTACGACCAAGGTAAAGGACTGACGGCTGTATGGCACGTTCCACTGCTCGTAAGAGGGCTCTGAATACGTTGTATGAAGCGGATGAGAAGGGGCAGGATATTCTTTCCCTTCTTGAGGAGCGCATTGCGGTTCCCGGCGCACAGACGCCGTTGCCGGAATACGCCA comes from the Bifidobacterium angulatum DSM 20098 = JCM 7096 genome and includes:
- a CDS encoding aryl-sulfate sulfotransferase; amino-acid sequence: MFPLGGTAKIGEAIERNRIERLNATITNIYTTAYQQDADATLITNRDKATATLDDPFTAVNPYGTNTTSMYVYFTTSEATSVSYTVHAEGYPDFTATANQGKDYATTHEFIVLGLIPKTTNTITLKLTDASGSTVATGQLTCKGPKLLGDEEIQLEQKRTPTSAAAQSVGNGLYAILGNDSDDQDFMYYYDVNGVIRGEIPVKYYRSHRLLFDDNGLMWFSASTHTMVGMNRLGKLEKILDLDDQFILHHDYVLDSDGNLVLLATDLTRSDHAVQDQVVKLDTTTGKTTLLLDLGTMFPDYKSTTTHSGIDESDTSAIGRWDWIHCNTIQLLDDGSAILSARETSTIIKVADIEGTPKLQYMIGEPSVWNGTQYTASFLTRNGDFGDTGGQHSVTYSTDDSLESGSYYLTLFDNSFGYAMTRPDYDWTTIKGLSTSQSATDADSRSRLRKYLVNENDGTYTEVNSFKVPYSPYVSSVQEIDDDLNLVDSGMQGLFGIYDSDGTLQAQYAMKLATSYIYRVYLYDFQDFYFA
- the efp gene encoding elongation factor P, translated to MAQTTNDIKNGSVLNLDGQLWTVLKFQHVKPGKGPAFVRTTIKNVLSGKIVDKTFNAGMKMEFETVDNRTLQYSYEDGDNYVFMDMTTYDQIMVPKTLVDSKFLLEGTDCIVSFHDGTPLSVELPASVILTVTHTEPGLQGNRSNAGTKPATVETGAEIQVPLFINEGERVKVNTTDGSYLGREN